CTCATCAGCGCCAGCGACGCTGACTCCGCCCGCAGGCAACTCCTTACCACCGAGCGAGTTGCCCGCCGCAATCCGCAGCGAGCTCCCGCTGATAACCATATCGCTTCACTATTACAGCGGCGATCCCCGGGAGCGCATGGCCCGCATCAACAATAAGATTCTGCGTGAAGGGGAACAACTCCAGGACGGGCTGGTCCTTGAAGAGATTATTCCGTCCGGGCTCATCTTTTCTTACCGGGGCTATCGCTTCAAAACCGACCGTCACGGCTCGCTGCGCGATCTGCTCGATGCAGACACCGCCGACCCGATACGGTAATACTATTGGCCAGGAGTTCCGAGGAGATACAGGGAAACCTCCATTTTCCCGTTGACTTTACTTATCATGGATGTCTCCGGAATTTCCATTGCCGTACGGTGGTTGGGTTACCCCGGAGTCGCTATCAGTCGCCACCTGGGTATCGGCCCGCCCGCGGTCAGCCGCGCCGCTGAGCGTGGCGCGACGATTCTGGCGGCCAATGTGGAGTTAAAGAAAGAGCTTGAACGGACGATAAAGCAATAAAGCAACAACGTCCCTTTTGTACATACGTCCCTTTTATACATATGCTGCAAACATTTTGGTGTGATATCTTGAAGGATCAAATTAACTGACAAGAGTAAATCCATTTCCCGAGCAAAAAAAGTGTAAGGATAATTAAAAAAATTGAAAACTCTAAAACACTTACTTGATAGCAATTTTGTCTGGGCTGAATCAATCAAGAAAAATGACCCTACGTTTTTCACTCGGCTATCAAAACAACACTCCCCGGAGTATTTGTGGATTGGTTGCTCAGATAGCCGAGTTCCTGCCAACCAGATTACCAATCTGCAGCCTGGAGAGGTATTTGTTCATCGTAATATTGCCAATGTTGTCGTACATACAGATCTGAATTGCCTTTCTGTAATTCAGTTCGCGGTTGAGGTCCTTGAAGTAAAGCATATTATAGTTTGTGGTCACTATGGATGCGGGGGAATCAAGGCGGCACTGGAAAACCAAGAGCATGGTCTTATCGATAACTGGCTACGTCATGTCAAAGATGTCATTCGCTTCAATGAAGCAAAATTTGATGGGCTTACACATAATAAACAGCTAGATTTACTTTGTGAGTTAAATGTAAAAGAGCAAGTCAAAAACATATCCAACACCACTATTGTCAAGAATGCATGGAAACAAGGGAAAGAGCTCTCTGTCCACGGTTGGATTTACAGTCTTAAAAATGGAATTTTAAAAGATTTAGATACCTGCTTTTCATCAGCAGATTCATAAATCTGCAGATAACAAATCGCTGCACCGGTGTTCAAAGTTAAGGGGGTGCGCTTGAGTCAATTGCCAGGCGTTCGCGTCATAATTGGTGAGGGATCCTTCGACCTTCACCAGTTCAAGTTCGTCAATAAAAATCAGTGATACTTCCCGTATCTCTCCCCAAAAAAAGCCTTCTTACCTAATCTGGCGAACCAAAGCCGACAGTGTTAATCTTAAAGTTCTGTCGTCCTCACGGCGGGCCATGAGGCCCCTTGTCTAAACCGCCAAACCGCACCAGGAGGTCATATTATGGAACAGATCCTGATCTATGGTGACAGCCTCACCTGGGGGATCATCCCCAACACCAGAAATCGGCTGGCCTTCGATAAACGCTGGCCGGGCGTATTGGAAAATTCCCTCAAGGCACAGGGGAGAAATCTCAGGGTCATAGAAAATTGTCTCAACGGACGCCGCACCACCTGGTCGGACCCGTTCAAGGACGGACGCGATGGCTCCCAGGGGCTGGCTCAGCTGATGGAAATCTGCTCGCCGCTCAAGCTGGTTATTTTGATGCTCGGGACCAACGATTTTCAGTCCAGCCACCAGAACACTGCCTGGATGTCGGCTCAGGGCACCGCCAAACTGGTGCAGGTTATCCGCCAGGCGCCGATCGAGCCGGGCATGCCGCTGCCGGAGATATTGATCGTGGCGCCACCGGTAATCCTGGCCCCGCGAGGCGTGATCGCCAATAAATTTACCGGCGCCGAAACGCGGAGTATCGGTCTGGCAGATGAGCTGGAAAAAATTGCCCAGCAGCAATCCACCCTGTTTTTCGATGCCGGAAGGGTCACTGAGGCCAGCCTCATCGACGGGATTCACCTGGATGAAGATCAACACCGCACCCTGGGTGAAGCCATCGCAGGTTTTGTTGCGGGAAAGAGCATCATATGACCGCGGTTCACCGCTGGTTAAAGCCCAACTGTCAGAGCCTAACCTGGACCTGAAGGTTGGATAAATTGAGGGTCGGCAGTTAGTAGCGGATTTCGTGGCAAAACAGATCACTGTCAGCGCCATTTGAGGAGAGAATCAATGGTCTCAAAAGAAGAGATGAATCAGTTTTTCCGCGCGGAATTCCCGCAAACGAAATGCACCGTCGAAGCGCTGGGCGAGATGTCGGCGAGGGTCAGACATAAGGTCGGGTTCGAGGAACTGCGCCCCGGCGGGACCGTCTCCGGCCCGGTGCTGATGACGACGGCCGATGTCGCGCTCTACGCCGCGATTCTGGGCAAGATCGGGCTGGTAGCGCTGACGGTCACCACCAGCCTGACGATCAACTTTCTCAGAAAGCCTGCGGCGGACAGGGACATCATCGGGGAATGTCAACTTTTGAAGGTCGGCAGATCTCTGGCAATTGGCGAGGTCGCCTTATACTCCGAAGGAGACTCAGCGCCGGTGGCACATGCAGTCGGCACCTACTCTATCCCACCCGCCAGATCCTAAGATTCTGGAAAAGCGTTCAGCGGAAGGCTATTCGTCACTGAGCTCCCCTCGCGCGCAGGCCTCTCTCATCTCCGGGGGGCTGACGCCTCCCCTATGACAAGACATGGAATCTCCATATAATTCAGCGATAACCCTGTGTCATCGGGCAAATTTTGACTCAAAGGACGGCGTTTTTGAATTGACGTTAGAGTGAATTCATTATATGTTTGAGCGCTTTAATTATGCTCAATAAGCAACAGGTGAGATTTGGTTATAGATCACTCCTCGCAATTAAGATTTCTCTCGAAGGCAGGTCATATTTACTTTTTTGTTACTCAAAACTACTGGAGGTGCTCGTGAAGCTGAATATTTTTTTACGCCTGTTTACAATGCTGGCCCTGGTTACGGTGTTCGGATTAACCCCGCAGGCCGAAGCCGCCAATCGTGCCGGAGCGATTACCCTGTCGCCAATGGTGGGAGCCCACATCTTTGACAAGAACGAAGGCTTCAAGAATAGCGGATTTATCGGACTCAACCTCGGGTACAACTTCACCAAAAATTGGGGAGCCGAGCTGGTGGGGACCTCGTCGAGGGTAGCTAAGGACGCCGTCGGAGCGGATGATTTCACCTATTTCACCGGCCGAATTGACCTGCTCTACCATTTCCGCCCGGATGAGCGGCTGGTCCCCTATCTTGCAGCGGGCATCGGTGGAGCCCTTTTAAAACATAATATGCCGGGGGATACCTACAACCAGGATCTTCTGGCCGACTTCGGCGGCGGCATCAAGTATTTTTTAACTGACAGGCTGGCCCTGCGTTTTGATGCACGAAATGTGATTCGCCATGAGATTTCATTCGACCCGATAACCCACGGTAACAATTACAACAACTTCATGTTTTCAAGTGGACTCACCTTCCAGCTGGGAGGCAAGGTCGCGGCCCCAGCCCCGGCCCTTGCCGGACCCGTGGACAGTGATCATGACGGCGTGATCGATTCCCTGGACCGTTGTCCCGGAACCTCCCCCCAGGAAGCTGTCGATGCTGATGGCTGCCCCCTCGACAGTGATTCCGACGGGGTCACCAATGCCTTTGATAAGTGCCCGGACACCCCGGCAGGAGCCAAAGTTGATGCCAACGGCTGCGTACCGGTCCCCGAAGTCGTTGTTATTCATGATACCGATGCAGATGGGGTTGTTGACTCAGAGGACCACTGCCCTGCCACCCCCGCGGGCGTCAAGGTCGATAAACTGGGGTGCACGGCCGACAGTGATCATGATGGAATCTTCGACGACAGCGATGTCTGTCCAGGGACCGCGGCGGGAATCAAGGTTGATGCACAGGGTTGCCCGGCCGACAGCGATCAGGATGGCGTATTGGACAGCTTCGACAACTGCCCTGGTACCGCAGCCGGCAAGAAAGTCGATGCCAAGGGTTGTGAGGTCATCTATGCGGCAATGGTAAAATTAAATCTCGAAATCACCTTTGCCAGCAATAGCTCGGTAATCACTCCCGAGTTCAAACCTCAGCTGCAGAAGGCGGCCGACTTCATCAAGTCCCATCCGGACAAAAATATCCTGATTGAAGGCTATACCGACAACACCGGTTCGGCAGCCATGAATAAACAGCTTTCCCAAAAACGTGCCGACACCGTCCGCTGGGTTTTGTCTCGCGATTATGGCGTCGACCTGGCCATCCTGACGGCCAAAGGATTTGGCAAGGATAATCCGATCGCCGATAACAGCACCCCTGAGGGCCGCAAGGCCAATCGACGGGTTGTGATCAGGCTGGCCGAATAAGCCCTCGTCTTCGTTGTCGCC
Above is a genomic segment from Geopsychrobacter electrodiphilus DSM 16401 containing:
- a CDS encoding SGNH/GDSL hydrolase family protein; its protein translation is MEQILIYGDSLTWGIIPNTRNRLAFDKRWPGVLENSLKAQGRNLRVIENCLNGRRTTWSDPFKDGRDGSQGLAQLMEICSPLKLVILMLGTNDFQSSHQNTAWMSAQGTAKLVQVIRQAPIEPGMPLPEILIVAPPVILAPRGVIANKFTGAETRSIGLADELEKIAQQQSTLFFDAGRVTEASLIDGIHLDEDQHRTLGEAIAGFVAGKSII
- a CDS encoding PaaI family thioesterase: MVSKEEMNQFFRAEFPQTKCTVEALGEMSARVRHKVGFEELRPGGTVSGPVLMTTADVALYAAILGKIGLVALTVTTSLTINFLRKPAADRDIIGECQLLKVGRSLAIGEVALYSEGDSAPVAHAVGTYSIPPARS
- a CDS encoding OmpA family protein; protein product: MKLNIFLRLFTMLALVTVFGLTPQAEAANRAGAITLSPMVGAHIFDKNEGFKNSGFIGLNLGYNFTKNWGAELVGTSSRVAKDAVGADDFTYFTGRIDLLYHFRPDERLVPYLAAGIGGALLKHNMPGDTYNQDLLADFGGGIKYFLTDRLALRFDARNVIRHEISFDPITHGNNYNNFMFSSGLTFQLGGKVAAPAPALAGPVDSDHDGVIDSLDRCPGTSPQEAVDADGCPLDSDSDGVTNAFDKCPDTPAGAKVDANGCVPVPEVVVIHDTDADGVVDSEDHCPATPAGVKVDKLGCTADSDHDGIFDDSDVCPGTAAGIKVDAQGCPADSDQDGVLDSFDNCPGTAAGKKVDAKGCEVIYAAMVKLNLEITFASNSSVITPEFKPQLQKAADFIKSHPDKNILIEGYTDNTGSAAMNKQLSQKRADTVRWVLSRDYGVDLAILTAKGFGKDNPIADNSTPEGRKANRRVVIRLAE
- the can gene encoding carbonate dehydratase, which encodes MKTLKHLLDSNFVWAESIKKNDPTFFTRLSKQHSPEYLWIGCSDSRVPANQITNLQPGEVFVHRNIANVVVHTDLNCLSVIQFAVEVLEVKHIIVCGHYGCGGIKAALENQEHGLIDNWLRHVKDVIRFNEAKFDGLTHNKQLDLLCELNVKEQVKNISNTTIVKNAWKQGKELSVHGWIYSLKNGILKDLDTCFSSADS